ATATCTATCAGAAAAGCTTGCAGTTCAGCAACGGAATTCACCGTGTTACGATTTTATAGGAACGTCGAATATTCTTATATTATAACTGTGAGATCATGCTATGGAAACGCCGGAGGCACGGCAACAGATAAAGCGCGTATATTACAATTTATGATGCCCGTACCTTCCCCCTGTCTTGCATGCTGAAAGATAATCCTGCTGGATGTTATAATTCCTTTGCAGATTTCTCAATTACATTTCCTCCAGTGCTTCTATTCCTAACAGGCATAGCGCATTTTTTAATGTCTGCTCCGTTGCATGTACAAGCATCAATCTTTCTTTTTCTTTTTCATCACCGACAACACGACAATCCCTGTAAAAGGTATTAAATGCGGCTGCAAGTTTGTATGCATATTCTGCAAGGAACGCTGGATTGAGTTCATCCTGGCATTTTTTAATCACCTCTGGAAACGAGGCAATCACTTTCAATAGGTGTATTTCCTGGGCATGCTTGTAACTTGAAAAATCGATTTTCGGTATGTCAATATTTTCTTTTCCAGCTTTTTTAATGACTGAACAGCATCGTGCGTGAGCGTACTGGATAAACGGTGCGGATTCTCCCTCAAAATTTAATGCCTCTTCCCATCTGAATGTAATGGCCTTCTCCGGCTTGACTTTCACAATGTTGTATCTTATCGCACCTGTCCCAACTTTTTCGGCAATGAACCTTGCTTTTTTTTCCGGCAGTTCCCTTTTCTTCTTCACTTCCTGATATGCTCTTTCGACAGATTCTTCAATCAGCTCATCCAGATAAACCACCCGGCCGCGCCGTGTGGACATCTTTCCTTCAGGTAGGGAAACAAAGGAATAAAAGACGGTGATTGGAACTTTTGAATTAAGAATTTTGAGGGCTATCTCCACCAGCTTCACCTCCAGCTTATGGTCTTCACCGAGAATGTTTATCAGCACATCCGCCTTTTTTCCTTTCCATATGTGATAGGCTATATCCTTTGTGGCATAGAGGGATGTACCATCTTTTCTTGTTAAGAAAAATTTTTTGTTTCTTCCATGAACCCCGAAAGGCTCAAGGTCGAGATATATGGCGTTATCTTCGCACCTTGCAAATTCTGTCTTTTTCAATTCTTTTATAACATGTTGGACACTTCCATCGAGAACAAATCTTGATTCTTCTACAAAACTGTCAATTTTTATGTTTATTCTTTCCAAACTTTCGAGAATTCCTTTCAGCACTTTTTCATATGAATTTTTAACCAGCTTGAGAGTTTTTTCATCGCCTTTCTCGCATTTTTGTATTATGTCTCCTATCTGTTCCCTCACATTCTCGTCTTTCTCCATCATTT
This region of Candidatus Thermoplasmatota archaeon genomic DNA includes:
- the argS gene encoding arginine--tRNA ligase, translating into MKAYDNFRQEISSLVKSAINSLYGKQKFDETLEIPPEGYGDFSFPCFQLAPGIKKSPVTIAAEIAKYIEGKKSEWIKKVEEKNGYVNFFVSEKKLAEATLSRISEKVYEEGPRKKIILEHTSANPNGPLHVGRARNPIIGDTLARIFRFAGHDTETQFYVDDMGKQVAILFWGLNNLDIKIEEKKEDHRLVTFYQKAYEMMEKDENVREQIGDIIQKCEKGDEKTLKLVKNSYEKVLKGILESLERINIKIDSFVEESRFVLDGSVQHVIKELKKTEFARCEDNAIYLDLEPFGVHGRNKKFFLTRKDGTSLYATKDIAYHIWKGKKADVLINILGEDHKLEVKLVEIALKILNSKVPITVFYSFVSLPEGKMSTRRGRVVYLDELIEESVERAYQEVKKKRELPEKKARFIAEKVGTGAIRYNIVKVKPEKAITFRWEEALNFEGESAPFIQYAHARCCSVIKKAGKENIDIPKIDFSSYKHAQEIHLLKVIASFPEVIKKCQDELNPAFLAEYAYKLAAAFNTFYRDCRVVGDEKEKERLMLVHATEQTLKNALCLLGIEALEEM